A region from the Andrena cerasifolii isolate SP2316 chromosome 11, iyAndCera1_principal, whole genome shotgun sequence genome encodes:
- the LOC143374901 gene encoding chitin-binding domain protein cbd-1, whose amino-acid sequence MTYLGMREFYVPAIITVAVAASVLATEIPAACPSKDVVNRTVHIAHENDPTKFYICVMGDKRAMSCPEYVPGKKLCFNPERQQCDWPINVAGCKQHLDPHCPSSEDTIAVWPHPFNCRWYYTCKNDIMNLRSCDEGWLFDPKSSNCALAAEVVCNKPTECPPTTSSEIVLLPHECQCAKYYECCDGESVLKNCDPGEMFDHDQRQCVPDEEGACDTGPTTAKPSPTTTPLPSINCPPDGNTTVIPHETSCEFYYTCENGKKQLKECKTGFSFDEIMGMCTWWEDVNCGTRTPRGTLPETDNADDTSLAECPPRGSDNSGTLPHERSCVKYYLCVDGAATLQRCEHGTEYDYIRGICDDPRNFKCIRPIPAPATTAKTAPTLTGRIATPTDTFGNLKCPFDGGKERIPHESNNRGYYYCDYGAVRLAYCLQGHYFNPVIEECDFNGNTGPVTNQTPSFGPECDGTCTVRNPDGNDCASYYECKNGNTQHKKCREGLAFNPSTEMCDLPKYVDCKKCTDTDSAIHYCACPDTAGDKFPHECQCDLYYVCKNGNAVAKPCPPGFLYDRVKKACDTADKVVCDKSPSSKSLEAPGCNGNCLVRTQDTEDCASYYECKDGKTQHKKCREGLAFNPSTEMCDLPKYVDCKKCTDTDSAIHYCACPDTTGDKFPHECQCDLYYVCKNGNAVAKPCPPGFLYDRVKKACDTADKVVCDKSPSNISLDPLGCIGACPVNNSEHRPPVTYLPHKDCANFCYCDNGTPLAYKCATGFHFSKGEQKCTDPATAQCASSFTYDDEDQESTDAKETSIWSNIPLVGELFR is encoded by the exons ATGACTTATCTCGGCATGAGAG AGTTTTATGTGCCAGCCATTATCACGGTGGCGGTGGCGGCCAGCGTGCTTGCCACTGAAATTCCAGCAGCATGCCCATCGAAGGACGTCGTGAACAGGACGGTTCATATCGCCCACGAGAATGACCCTACCAAGTTCTACATTTGCGTGATGGGCGATAAGCGTGCAATGAGCTGCCCGGAGTACGTACCCGGGAAGAAGCTGTGCTTTAACCCGGAACGGCAACAGTGCGATTGGCCGATTAATGTGGCGGGGTGCAAGCAACATCTGGATCCACATTGCCCTTCCAGCGAGGACACAATTGCTGTGTGGCCCCACCCGTTTAATTGCCGTTGGTACTACACATGCAAAAACGATATAATGAATCTAAGAAGCTGCGACGAAGGATGGTTATTCGATCCTAAATCGAGCAACTGTGCACTTGCAGCGGAAGTAGTGTGTAACAAGCCTACTGAGTGCCCACCGACAACATCATCTGAGATCGTACTCTTGCCGCACGAGTGCCAGTGTGCGAAGTATTACGAATGCTGCGACGGAGAATCGGTTCTAAAGAATTGTGACCCCGGCGAGATGTTCGATCATGATCAAAGACAATGCGTCCCGGACGAAGAAGGGGCGTGCGATACTGGTCCCACTACTGCAAAACCATCTCCAACCACAACTCCACTCCCATCAATAAACTGTCCTCCAGACGGTAATACCACGGTCATTCCACACGAGACGAGCTGCGAATTTTATTACACGTGCGAGAATGGCAAGAAGCAGCTAAAGGAATGTAAGACTGGATTTTCTTTTGACGAAATAATGGGTATGTGCACTTGGTGGGAGGACGTGAATTGCGGCACAAGAACACCCCGGGGGACTTTGCCTGAAACAGACAACGCCGATGATACTAGCTTGGCTGAATGCCCACCGAGGGGCTCTGATAATAGTGGAACGTTACCACACGAACGCTCCTGCGTTAAATATTACCTTTGCGTAGACGGAGCAGCTACTCTTCAACGGTGCGAACACGGTACCGAATACGATTACATCAGAGGGATTTGTGACGATCCGAGAAACTTTAAGTGCATAAGACCTATTCCTGCTCCAGCAACAACCGCGAAAACTGCTCCAACATTAACTGGAAGAATCGCAACGCCGACAGATACTTTTGGAAATTTAAAGTGCCCGTTCGATGGAGGCAAGGAGAGGATCCCCCACGAATCTAATAACAGGGGTTACTATTATTGCGATTACGGTGCAGTAAGGCTGGCATATTGTCTACAGGGCCATTACTTCAATCCAGTAATAGAGGAGTGCGATTTCAACGGAAACACAGGGCCCGTCACCAATCAGACACCTTCATTCGGGCCTGAGTGCGATGGTACTTGCACAGTTCGTAATCCTGATGGAAATGACTGCGCTTCGTATTACGAGTGCAAGAACGGCAACACGCAGCACAAGAAATGTCGCGAAGGGCTAGCATTCAATCCGAGTACGGAAATGTGCGACTTGCCGAAGTACGTGGACTGTAAGAAATGTACTGACACTGATAGTGCTATACATTACTGTGCGTGCCCTGATACAGCGGGCGACAAGTTTCCTCACGAGTGCCAATGCGATTTATACTACGTATGCAAGAACGGAAACGCGGTCGCTAAACCTTGCCCACCTGGATTTTTATATGACCGCGTCAAGAAGGCTTGCGACACAGCCGACAAAGTCGTTTGCGATAAAAGTCCGAGCAGTAAATCTCTGGAGGCACCGGGATGCAATGGTAATTGTCTAGTTCGTACTCAAGATACAGAAGACTGTGCTTCGTATTACGAGTGCAAGGACGGCAAGACGCAGCACAAGAAATGTCGCGAAGGGCTAGCATTCAATCCGAGTACGGAAATGTGCGACTTGCCGAAGTACGTGGACTGTAAGAAATGTACTGACACTGATAGTGCTATACATTACTGTGCGTGCCCTGATACAACGGGCGACAAGTTTCCTCACGAGTGCCAATGCGATTTATACTACGTATGCAAGAACGGAAACGCGGTCGCTAAACCTTGCCCACCTGGATTTTTATATGACCGCGTCAAGAAGGCTTGCGACACAGCAGACAAAGTCGTTTGCGATAAAAGTCCGAGCAATATATCTCTGGACCCACTGGGATGCATTGGAGCTTGCCCGGTAAACAATTCAGAACACAGGCCACCAGTGACGTATTTGCCTCACAAAGATTGCGCGAATTTCTGTTACTGCGACAACGGCACTCCGCTCGCTTACAAATGCGCGACAGGCTTTCATTTTAGCAAAGGAGAACAAAAATGCACGGATCCGGCGACAGCTCAGTGCGCTTCGTCGTTTACGTACGACGACGAAGACCAAGAATCGACAGACGCGAAGGAAACGTCCATTTGGTCAAATATTCCACTCGTCGGTGAATTGTTTCGATAG
- the Npf gene encoding neuropeptide F → MRSYLNTICLPLVIFILGAVIVDGEPEPMAGPTRPEVFTTPEELRRYLDYVGDYYLQNGKARYGKRGDVPFPTSDAGRAWDTVKTILDASRQSRQQRFDTRKQEKSRFLRELESSGDQKHALRSDGRPCRVLHIVEKYYDDAQ, encoded by the exons ATGCGATCGTATCTGAATACCATCTGCTTGCCACTCGTAATTTTCATCCTTGGAGCTGTGATCGTTGACGGCGAACCGGAACCCATGGCCGGGCCCACTCGACCGGAGGTGTTCACCACCCCCGAAGAACTAAGAAGATACCTTGATTACGTCGGAGACTATTATTTGCAAAATGGAAAAGCGAG ATACGGGAAAAGGGGGGACGTTCCATTCCCTACCTCGGACGCTGGCCGTGCTTGGGACACGGTGAAAACGATTCTGGACGCTTCTCGACAATCGCGGCAACAGAGATTCGACACGAGGAAGCAGGAGAAAAGTCGGTTCCTACGCGAGCTTGAGAGCTCCGGCGACCAGAAGCACGCGTTAAGGAGCGACGGCCGACCATGCCGCGTGCTACACATAGTTGAGAAATACTACGACGATGCGCAGTAA